The sequence below is a genomic window from Papio anubis isolate 15944 chromosome X, Panubis1.0, whole genome shotgun sequence.
AAAAAAGACTTCTTGATGGTTTAATGTATGCCAATGCTTAGAATAATGTGccagccattattctaagcattggtatacattatttcatttactcctcacacCTCACCCTATGAGGTGGGCACTATTTTATGCTTATTTGACAAATGAAGCAACTGAGGCATGAAGCGGTTAAGACATGTGACCAGGTTCCTGAAGCAAGTAAATAATAAAGCTGACATTTGAACCCTGAACCCAGGTCATGAAGATCCTCATGTCATTCCACCCAGATTGTCCTCTTTTGTAAGTTCCTACTGACACCACTTTCAAATTGAGTGTGGAGCTCAGAGTCCTGCCCTCACGCCTCAGTTGACATTTTCCCTGACTGCAGAGTTCTGGGATGGCCCTGTGTACTAGGCTGACAACTGAACATCTGGGACACAGCAAGCAAATCCTCATCCTcatgaatttcttaatttttctgagtCACCTTGGCTACTTCAGTTAAGTCCAgctcaggttaaaaaaaaaaaagaaagaaagaaagaaaagaaaaaagaaactaagggCAGTTACTTctatagcaaaataaaattttacaagatAAGAAGCGCATACACTCTTTTTTGAggctaaaatgaaacaaattctaTCTATGAAAATACTGAGTGATAGAAATAAGGCTCCCGTCCATTACCGAAGACTCTGGGTTTTACACTATCAGTGTCTCCAGTAGTAGACAGAAGCCTTATTCCTCAAGTTCGTTCTCAggatacagacacacaccatcaAAGGCTGGACCAGATACCTACTTTCATTTGGAAGGCTGGTACTGGCAGATCCACGAGACACATACAGTTTCTTatctagaaaagaagaaaaaaacattattggAACTGAAATTTCTAGGACTAGGTTAGAAAGTGCCCAGTAGCATCCCAGGGGCCTCACATTGCCTGGTCCTAAGTTTATGAATATCTGGCATATTCTCTCTTATCAGATGCTACAAAAACAGAGAAGCTTCTGTTTTTAAGGTCCACCATCTTCCAAGGCAGTGTTCCTGATTAAGGGTCACTGACTTCCTCAACAGATCCTGGACTGCCAGTCACCAATTAATACAACTGATGTCAACATGAGTAGAGCATGAAGACTTTGGTGATAACCATTTGTTGGTGAACGTGTCTTGAGATTTCAGGAATAGGACAATTGCCTGCATTATAGTTTCACCATGATGTGCCTGGCTTACAGTAgatgctcactaaatatttgctgaatcgGATTTGAACTGTAAAGAGTTGCTATGTTTGGAAGGTGATGATTTCAGCCATCTGTGTTCTAACCAACTGTTGAAACAGGGCTCTGCTGTGTGTATGCACAGCATATACACAAGCACAGTTGGCCTAATTTTCCCTGTGAATCCAGTAGGAAAGGACTTTTGAAAAAGAGTAGAGGGGTAGGAAATTTCACAGGTTTCCCAAGCATGACACTTCTATGATTTACTCCTTAAGTACATTCCTAATCAAATTCTGGAAATGACAGAGTGGTATTTTAATGGGAAATTTGTTTGCCACATTAGAATAGAACACAGTGCCTGACTTAGGTAGGCTATGCTGAACAGGCCCTTTGTTTGCTATATACTTAGTTCAGTATAAAGACAGCTTCTAGTAATTTCTTTCAGGCATGGAACACTAGAACCACACTATGTATGGACAaggaagctgcaaaagaaaattCGTCCAGAGTACAGAATGACAGAGGTTGCAGACTTGGTTccatgaaactataaaatatatatatttataactgttTCATATGAAAGGCAAATCTTGCAACAGAGTAGGTTGATTTTTTGGTGGAAGTATAATTAATGCCAATTCTTCCCCGTTCTTTTACAAAGAAGGGAGTCTTGTTTTCTGATGGATATTTTGCATCTGGTAGGCGCTAATTAAATATTTGCtgggtgaatgagtgaatgaaaaagTGAGTGAGCCTTAAGGGTGTTTTTAGTTCAGGGGAGGGGTGGTGGTCAGGGAGTAGGAACTCAAGGGATACCAAGCAGGAGGATCCCAGAGTGCAGGAGCAAGCTGAGGACAGCCAGGCACTGTTAGGTCTCCAAGCAGCAATGAGGCTGCCTCTACAGTCGCTTTGAATTTTAATGTGTGCAGCAGATGGTTGGTATAGCTTGCCCTTGTTGTTTGCCTGGAGCCTGACATCACTGCAAGTTGCCAACCTGTTTGGAGGCTACAAGGTACGTCACAGAGTTCTGTTTTGCAAATGGCTTATTTAATTGCTCCCAATGAGGTAAACATAGGACCCTACGATATTAGACAGCAGCCCATCATTTTTCTAAGGTAAGGCCAAGTTGACGGGCTAGGGTGAGTACTTCGGGCCAAGTCCATCTGGCTAGCTATCTATGTAACCCTTTAGCTATTAAACTGTGAATGTCAATGAAGCCTAGTGAAGATATATGGAACATTTAAGCAGAACATTCCATCCCTCAGCAGCCCTATGTCCAGAGTGGCAGCAATTAGTCTTGGCACCTGATCTCATGCCAACTCACTCTCAACCACAACCAATCAGGGGCACCCCTCCAAGTATCTGTAGGCATTTCCTTACAGTGAACTGAGCCGGGAGGCATGTTGAAGAGCAACCCTGTGCTTCCAGCTGCCTGGCCAGGGTTGCCATTCTCCCTGGCGACAGGTTCCTGAGGACGGGCTAGGCATCTGTCTTGCTGGAGGAGACTTAGGAGAGGCTCACGTTTCCCATCAGGCTGGGGCTCTGGAACCAGGTGCCGAGCAGGGAAAGCATGAGAGTAGCCAGGCTCTAAGGAGCTGGTGCCGGCCAGGGAGGAGAAATGCCACAGCTCCCCAGGCCGAACAGAGGCCCTCCTAGCCAGGGATGGTGAGAACTGATTCACAGCCATGGGACTAGGCACATGCAAGTTGCAGTTGGCGGCACGGTTTGTGACAGGTACTTCTGGCTGTGGCTTTGTCCACGGAGAAGAGTAACGCCACTGATTTGGAGACATGCTGTCATCTGAGAAGGAAAGATTTAGAAGACATGTTAGGtgtttattgttttcaaaatggatgtagattttttttaaataaatactctatttatttttaacttgaaggaaataagaaaagctaaaataaaatcatcCTAATGATAATATCCAGAAACAGCCATTATCCTCCGTAGGTGTACTGTTTCTAGGACTGGTTTCTATTCATGTATGCATTGTTTTCTCAACATATATTGTTATTCAagccatttttgtttcattaaaataTCATGAAAAGCCTCCTATAGAAATGAataggccaggcattgtggctcatgcctgtaatcccagctctttgggaggctgaggtgggcggatcacttgaagccaggagttcaagaccagcctggccaatatggtgaaactacaactctactaaaaatacaaaacttagctgggtgtggtagtgcacacctgtagtcccagctacttgggagactaaggcaggagagttgctggtgcccaggaggcagatgctgcagtgagccgagattgcaccactgtactccagtctgggcaacagagtgagactcagtaagaaagaaaaaaagaaaaagagagaaagaaagagagagagagagagagaaagaaagaaagaaagaaagaaagaaagaaagaaagaaagaaagaaagaaagaaagaaagaaagaaagaaagaaagaaaagaagggaaagaagggaaagaaaggaaagaaaggaagagacagagagaaagaaagaaaagaaagaaagagaaagaagggagggagggaaagaaggaaggaaggaaggaaggaaggaagaagggccAAACCCCAGCTTTTTAAAGTGCTGTACAGTAAGTAGTCCATGGTAAAGCAGTAATATAACTAACAAATGTCATATTTGTGCACTGCTTGGttatttccattgttttctaTTATGTTAACAGCATTACAATGAGCATCTTTGTATAGATACCTTTGCTCCCGGATCCAATTCGCTCCTTAAGGATACTTTTCTAGAAGTAAACGTGCTTGATTTGTGTTTGGTTGCTGCTATCATCTAGCTTTATTTTATAGCTGGTGTTTTAAATACACCAAATAGGGGGACTCCACAGAACTGTGCTGGTCACTCACACAACTCTAGGAGTTAAAACCACATTTTCCAGAGTAATATGAGGCACAGGGATGTTAAGAGACTGAGCCAAGGTAGCAAAAACAGATTAGCCAAGTAGGGAAGTGAGCTGGAGCGATAAGTAATGGGGAGGGAAGTAGTTGCTTGGACCTCATTTTGCAAAAGCAGAATTCTGAGGGTCAAGAGGTGACTTAGTTTCTTCTTGCAAAGTTCATGTGGATTGGTTAAGAGGGATGGAGTGTCCTTTGGTTCCATACACACTATTCTTATTGTGCCTATAATAGCCGCCGAATCTGAGATCTCAAATGTCCAGGATAGCTCAGGACAAGGATGAATGTTTTCCCCATTCTCAACACCTACTCAGgcaagaagggaggagggaaagagctCTTCCAGACAGTTCTTAAACCCTGGAGCCTATCATCTATCCAAGATAATGGAGAGAGGGTGGGTGTGGAGACAAAGGAAGATTGGCCAGCTGGAGAGGCTGTCTGGGACACTGGTCCTATTTCCCATACAAACCTCTCCTAGCTCTCTTGAATGTTTAGTTTGAATGGATTGTGTACAAGATAAAAAATTCTGAGAGGCCTGCACAGTGTTACTGGAGTGCCATCACTCAGTGTAACACAAAGGATAGGAACAGAAGTCCAAGTCCTCACGGCACAGACATTCTCCCCAACATCTCACACCATTCACAGTGAGTGATGGGGGATGGTTGGCCCTTCTTATGAAACCAAAGGCAAGACAATATATTAAGATTTGTTTTGGTGAGGGTGAATGCTACTTCTGAAAATTGGTATCTCCAGGCCAGAAGCAATTCAGTGCACAAAGAGAGTGATTAAGCTAATTTGGTGTAATCACAGTCTGTGTTTCATATTGAATGAGGGTACTTCATGTCCTAAGCACAAATTAGAAACAAAGCGTAGCCCCTGACAACTAGGTAGTTTCCATCTGAACAGGCCTTACAGATCTCATACATATGACTTAGGGGCTGAATGCTTGAAATGTGGAAAGCAGAGCCCCAGAATGTTTTGACTATTTCCCTTAACTGCTTCCTTTCTAGAATTCTCTGAAATGTTAAGGGAAGTGGGTTGGTGTGCCACAGTCCAAAGTCCTATATGGTCACTGGGTGCCCCAGAGCACAGTTTGGATGGGAGCTTGTGGGCATGCACCGGGTGTCTTAACCCCAAGTTCACAGTGACCCATCAGAGGGCCTTGGGTGGCCTGGGGAAACCCATCATTCCAGATTAGTCTTGGAAGTCAGTGGCCCACGGAGTGGAGACCCTGGATTTGAGTGGGCCTCTCTTTCTCGGGCCTCTTGGGCCAACTGCTCCAGCAGCCACTCCCACCTACCCTGTGGATGGGTAAAGTCCTCTTAAACTACAAACGTGCACTGACTCaaggctgctgctgctactaGAAGTGACCCTGGTGACTTTTTTTAATCCATGTGCTCCCTATTAGTTACCTCTAGAAGTGAGAGAGGGAGCCCCAGGGCAGAATTTGCTGCCTTCGCAAACCCCTGACCACACGAATGAGTGGAGAGCAGCTGAGCAACACCCTGACGCAGGGATACATGGGGCAGGCTAGGATTTTTCTTTCAGCAGGAATACAAATGGCTTCCACTCCACTTACTTCAACCCTGGGCATCTAGACCCTACCTCTTAGTCCCATTCATCCCTCTAGAATTCCTGATGCTGTTGATCCTGAGACAAGACCTATCCAGAGAGAGCTGGTCTCCATTTCCTACACTGCCCTTTTTGGGTGAAACTGGCAGGCCATTCCCCCTGCCTTCCAAGCATACCCAGAGGCACCACACATTTCCACCCATATACACTTTTGGGATCTCCAGAACACTCTAGAAAACATCTTCAGGCATTTATGAATTTGCCTCCATTCCAGAGTACCTTCCCTCCACTTTGTCCTTGCATGGAGGCCCTGGCTTCCTATTCCAGATTAGTTTTTCAACATACAAACTTAAATGTCGCCCTTTCAGAAAGGCCTTCCCTCAACCTCCAATCTAAAGTTTGTGACCCTGTTACTTTCTGTG
It includes:
- the VGLL1 gene encoding transcription cofactor vestigial-like protein 1 produces the protein MEEMKKTDIRMPKGKQKPIKTEWNSRCVLFTYFQGDISSVVDEHFSRALSNIKSPQELTPSSQSESVMLKNDDSMSPNQWRYSSPWTKPQPEVPVTNRAANCNLHVPSPMAVNQFSPSLARRASVRPGELWHFSSLAGTSSLEPGYSHAFPARHLVPEPQPDGKREPLLSLLQQDRCLARPQEPVARENGNPGQAAGSTGLLFNMPPGSVHYKKLYVSRGSASTSLPNETLSELETPGKYSLTPPNHWGHPHRYLQHL